Proteins from one Coturnix japonica isolate 7356 chromosome 5, Coturnix japonica 2.1, whole genome shotgun sequence genomic window:
- the LOC107315164 gene encoding uncharacterized protein LOC107315164 isoform X2 → MGFLGWVPGRLGSRRVRRNRSLAATPYPRWRRPRRPFSQWPWRRPKQLRKGWRKLPHLGRAPPYYPRLYPCLQSFRSPEGGGSCPREGESWGEARRGGVKPPLDPPPEEGPHPAKGEERKVLPAPTPLVSPPEEGEEKGEEQKVLSAFTPSVSSPAKGEEKGEERKELPVPTQSVVVPRRRGEKWEEREISRKPTDWTDICDTMREVGLKERDWAVFPIVVKQEGPVWVPLEEKGKRTDKELLLVPTRRTSVVSLAVCLCVIAFITGRGYSLNITTRKYLGYMV, encoded by the exons atggggtttttggggtgggTTCCGGGACGTCTGGGGTCCCGGAGGGTGCGGAGGAACCGCTCCCTTGCGGCGACTCCGTACCCAAGATGGCGCCGACCACGCCGGCCGTTTTCACAATGGCCATGGCGGCGCCCGAAACAACTCCGGAAGGGATGGCGGAAGTTGCCTCATCTGGGGAGGGCGCCGCCATATTATCCCCGCCTATACCCCTGTTTGCAGAGCTTTCGTTCACCTGAGGGGGGTGGGTCCTGTCCGAGGGAGGGAGAGTCATGGGGGGAGGCGCGCCGTGGAGGCGTTAAGCCACCCCTAGACCCGCCCCCGGAGGAGGGACCTCATCCCGCGAAAGGGGAGGAACGAAAGGTACTGCCTGCCCCTACCCCTTTGGTTTCGCCTCCcgaggagggggaggagaaaggggaggaaCAAAAGGTACTGTCTGCCTTCACCCCGTCGGTTTCGTCTCCCGCGaagggggaggagaaaggggaggaaCGGAAGGAATTGCCTGTCCCCACCCAGTCGGTCGTGGTTCCCcggaggaggggggagaagtGGGAGGAGCGAGAGATATCGCGTAAGCCCACTGATTGGACTGACATTTGCGATACAATGCGAGAGGTGGGGCTCAAGGAGCGGGACTGGGCGGTGTTCCCAATTGTAGTCAAACAGGAGGGACCGGTTTGGGTACCTTTGGA agaaaaaggaaaaagaacagataaagaACTGCTGCTAGTACCAACGAGAAGGACATCTGTTGTATCACTTGCTGTGTGTCTTTGTGTAATTGCATTCATTACCGGGAGAGGGTACTCACTTAACATCACAACCAGAAAATATTTGGGTTACATGGTCTAA
- the LOC107315164 gene encoding uncharacterized protein LOC107315164 isoform X1 yields the protein MGFLGWVPGRLGSRRVRRNRSLAATPYPRWRRPRRPFSQWPWRRPKQLRKGWRKLPHLGRAPPYYPRLYPCLQSFRSPEGGGSCPREGESWGEARRGGVKPPLDPPPEEGPHPAKGEERKVLPAPTPLVSPPEEGEEKGEEQKVLSAFTPSVSSPAKGEEKGEERKELPVPTQSVVVPRRRGEKWEEREISRKPTDWTDICDTMREVGLKERDWAVFPIVVKQEGPVWVPLEAKAVARFKELLLVPTRRTSVVSLAVCLCVIAFITGRGYSLNITTRKYLGYMV from the exons atggggtttttggggtgggTTCCGGGACGTCTGGGGTCCCGGAGGGTGCGGAGGAACCGCTCCCTTGCGGCGACTCCGTACCCAAGATGGCGCCGACCACGCCGGCCGTTTTCACAATGGCCATGGCGGCGCCCGAAACAACTCCGGAAGGGATGGCGGAAGTTGCCTCATCTGGGGAGGGCGCCGCCATATTATCCCCGCCTATACCCCTGTTTGCAGAGCTTTCGTTCACCTGAGGGGGGTGGGTCCTGTCCGAGGGAGGGAGAGTCATGGGGGGAGGCGCGCCGTGGAGGCGTTAAGCCACCCCTAGACCCGCCCCCGGAGGAGGGACCTCATCCCGCGAAAGGGGAGGAACGAAAGGTACTGCCTGCCCCTACCCCTTTGGTTTCGCCTCCcgaggagggggaggagaaaggggaggaaCAAAAGGTACTGTCTGCCTTCACCCCGTCGGTTTCGTCTCCCGCGaagggggaggagaaaggggaggaaCGGAAGGAATTGCCTGTCCCCACCCAGTCGGTCGTGGTTCCCcggaggaggggggagaagtGGGAGGAGCGAGAGATATCGCGTAAGCCCACTGATTGGACTGACATTTGCGATACAATGCGAGAGGTGGGGCTCAAGGAGCGGGACTGGGCGGTGTTCCCAATTGTAGTCAAACAGGAGGGACCGGTTTGGGTACCTTTGGAAGCAAAAGCAGTTGCTCGGTTT aaagaACTGCTGCTAGTACCAACGAGAAGGACATCTGTTGTATCACTTGCTGTGTGTCTTTGTGTAATTGCATTCATTACCGGGAGAGGGTACTCACTTAACATCACAACCAGAAAATATTTGGGTTACATGGTCTAA